The following are from one region of the Bactrocera oleae isolate idBacOlea1 chromosome 6, idBacOlea1, whole genome shotgun sequence genome:
- the SCCRO gene encoding DCN1-like protein 1: MNKLKSTQKDKVKRFISLTQTGEQTAIYCLQQNDWKLELASDNYFQNPEYYYRELDRKRIEQLFLRYRDPCEPQKITADGVIRFLDDLALSPESKLVLIIAWKFRAEVQCEFKHDEFVNGMADLGVDSVDKLKAKLPQLEMELNDVAKFKDFYQFTFNYAKDPGQKGIDLNMAIVYWKIVLSSRFKFLDLWCRFLEEKHKRSIPKDTWNLLLDFATHIDDNMSNYDSEGAWPVLIDDFVEWCHENHLMATQPHQPQQQHHQLLQQQLANYQPQMQSMQVQQQQQQRNISSSYQPTSHSANINYG, from the exons ATG AATAAATTGAAGTCCACACAAAAAGATAAAGTAAAACGATTCATATCGCTAACACAGACGGGCGAACAAACGGCTATATACTGCCTCCAACAAAATGATTGGAAGCTGGAGTTAGCTAGCGACAATTATTTTCAGAATCCAGAATATTATTATCGCGAACTAGATCGCAAACGTATTGAACAGCTCTTCCTGCGCTACCGCGATCCCTGTGAACCCCAGAAAATTACCGCGGATGGAGTTATACGTTTCTTAGATGATCTCGCTTTAAGTCCTGAATCCAAATTGGTTCTAATAATTGCCTGGAAATTTCGCGCTGAAGTGCAATGTGAATTCAAACACGATGAATTTGTGAATGGTATGGCAGATCTCGGTGTGGACAGTGTAGATAAGCTCAAAGCGAAATTGCCTCAACTGGAAATGGAGTTAAATGATGTAGCCAAATTTAAGGACTTCTATCAGTTTACTTTCAACTATGCAAAGGATCCAGGTCAGAAGGGCATCGACTTAAATATGGCCATTGTCTACTGGAAGATTGTACTCAGTAGCCGATTTAAATTCTTGGATCTGTGGTGTAGGTTTTTGGAG GAAAAGCATAAACGTTCCATACCTAAAGACACCTGGAATTTACTGCTGGATTTCGCTACACACATTGATGACAATATGAGTAACTATGATTCAGAAGGAGCATGGCCGGTGCTTATTGATGATTTTGTTGAGTGGTGCCATGAGAACCATTTAATGGCAACGCAGCCACATCAaccacaacagcaacatcatCAGCTACTTCAACAACAGCTTGCTAACTATCAGCCTCAAATGCAGTCTATGCaggtacagcaacaacaacagcagcgaaATATATCGAGCAGTTATCAGCCAACCTCGCATAGTGCAAACATTAATTATGGCTAA
- the FRG1 gene encoding protein FRG1 homolog: protein MSAYDNVRVGKLVLKGEKPKKSKKHKRDKEHKEKDKAKKRKTEVDEDALRHGGWWLAKSIPEITGAVAIEFEERAYLKALDNGLFTLGSPHNEGEGPDPEEVFTAFSINETKISIKSGYGKYLKIEKDGMVTGRSEAVGSMEQWEPIFQDGKMALLSETGFFMSIDPEDDACVALRRKVNEHEICKIRCNAQREAEEDEEPKEEKGDLTEVEKNYVKKFQKFQDKKLRINKNDIKELESAKEHGTLHEALLDRRSKMKADRYCK, encoded by the exons ATGTCCGCATATGATAACGTCAGGGTTGGAAAATTGGTGTTAAAGGGCGAAAAGccgaa AAAGTCAAAAAAGCATAAACGCGACAAGGAGCACAAAGAGAAGGACAAGGCGAAAAAACGCAAAACTGAGGTAGATGAGGATGCACTACGACATGGTGGCTGGTGGTTGGCAAAAAGTATACCAGAAATCACCGGAGCAGTTGCCATTGAGTTTGAGGAACGTGCTTATTTAAAAGCACTGGATAATGGACTATTTACGCTAGGATCGCCGCACAATGAAGGCGAAGGCCCAGACCCAGAAGAAGTATTCACAGCATTTTCAATAAATGAGACAAAGATATCCATTAAGTCTggttatggaaaatatttaaaaatagaaaaagatgGTATGGTTACTGGTCGCTCAGAGGCGGTCGGCAGCATGGAGCAATGGGAGCCTATATTTCAA GATGGTAAAATGGCATTATTATCTGAAACCGGTTTTTTCATGTCAATTGATCCCGAAGATGATGCATGCGTAGCGCTACGCAGAAAAGTAAATGAAcatgaaatatgtaaaatacgCTGCAATGCACAACGTGAAGCGGAGGAGGACGAAGAACCCAAAGAAGAAAAGGGTGACCTAACCGAAGTAGAGAAAAATTATGT AAAAAAGTTCCAGAAGTTCCAGGACAAGAAATTGCGCATCAACAAGAATGACATCAAAGAACTAGAATCGGCAAAAGAACATGGTACTTTACATGAAGCTTTATTAGATCGCCGTAGTAAAATGAAAGCAGATagatattgtaaataa
- the Rsf1 gene encoding RNA-binding protein Rsf1: protein MGDQRGTRVYVGNLTDKVKKDDLEGEFTKYGKLNSVWIAFNPPGFAFVEFEHRDDAEKACDVLNGTELLGSQLRVEISKGRPRQGRRGMGDRGRRDFGRRSNSGGGGGGYRQRGSGSGGGRYHDRGYSGGGGRQGGGYSSRDGGSSGFNRRDVYGSSSGGRDSGRSFGGSGGYGSGSGGRSGGSSQGGGRFRSRSPVGHRF, encoded by the coding sequence atggGTGATCAACGAGGCACACGCGTCTATGTCGGTAATTTAACCGATAAAGTGAAGAAGGATGACCTAGAAGGCGAATTTACAAAGTATGGCAAGTTAAATTCTGTTTGGATTGCTTTTAATCCACCAGGTTTCGCTTTTGTTGAGTTCGAGCATCGCGATGATGCCGAAAAAGCCTGCGACGTCCTCAATGGTACAGAATTGCTGGGCTCACAATTACGTGTAGAAATCTCCAAAGGACGGCCACGTCAAGGTCGTCGTGGTATGGGCGACCGTGGCCGACGTGACTTCGGCCGCCGTAGCAATagcggtggtggtggcggtggaTACCGTCAACGTGGCTCCGGTAGCGGCGGCGGACGTTACCACGACCGCGGCTATTCCGGTGGTGGTGGCCGTCAAGGTGGCGGTTACAGCAGCCGTGATGGCGGCAGTAGTGGCTTCAATCGACGCGACGTTTACGGTAGCAGCAGTGGTGGACGAGATAGTGGACGCTCATTCGGCGGTAGTGGTGGCTACGGTAGCGGAAGTGGCGGACGTAGTGGTGGCAGCAGCCAAGGTGGAGGACGCTTCAGATCGCGTTCACCAGTCGGTCATCGCTTCTAA
- the polo gene encoding serine/threonine-protein kinase polo translates to MAQKTDDKTSDIPERLYDATSRSTYKRMRFFGKGGFAKCYEIVDVETNNVYAGKIVSKKLMLKHNQKEKMSQEITIHKSLSHENIVKFHSFFEDSFNIYIVLELCKKRSMMELQKRRKTITEYECRYYIYQIIQGVKYLHDHRIIHRDLKLGNLFLDDLLHVKIGDFGLATRVEYEGERKKTLCGTPNYIAPEILNKKGHSFEVDIWSIGCVMYTLLVGQPPFETKTLKDTYEKIKKCQYRVPSYLRKSAADMIVAMLQSKPELRPTIGKLLNFDFLACSPVPMFLPSSCLTMAPRLEVNEALAGDGMGHRKPLLELNGIKDDTRLEHTFLKNNLHDAITASAQVFRHNEDYRADIESLHQQLTELINAKPKLLYRNLGDENTDPAAQPLFWVSKWVDYSDKYGFGYQLCDEGMGVMFNDTTKLILLPNQINVHFIDKDGKETYMTTTDYCQSLDKKMKLLTYFKRYMTEHLVKAGANNVNFESDQISRMPHLHSWFRTTCAVVMHLTNGSLQLNFSDHMKIILCPRMSAITYMDHEKNFRTYRFSTIKQHGCSKDLYQKMRYAHEKLSKMLEKMLF, encoded by the exons ATGGCACAAAAGACTGATGATAAAACGTCTGATATACCAGAGAGGCTCTATGATGCTACATCTCGGTCCACTTACAAGCGTATGCGTTTTTTTGGAAAA GGTGGCTTTGCAAAATGTTATGAGATAGTTGATGTGGAGACCAACAATGTATATGCGGGCAAGATTGTatctaaaaaattaatgttgaaaCATAATCAAAAGGAAAAAATGTCTCAGGAAATCACAATACATAAAAGCCTGAGTCATGAAAATATTGTTAAGTTTCACAGTTTCTTTGAGGACAGTTTCAATATCTACATTGTATTGGAGTTATGCAAAAAGAGA tcCATGATGGAGCTGCAGAAACGACGTAAAACAATTACTGAATACGAATGTCGATACTACATCTATCAGATTATACAGGGTGTTAAATATTTGCATGATCATCGCATCATACATCGTGATCTCAAATTAGGCAATCTCTTTTTGGATGATTTACTACACGTAAAGATTGGTGATTTTGGCCTAGCGACGCGCGTTGAGTATGAAGGTGAACGCAAAAAGACACTATGTGGTACACCAAATTATATTGCGCCAGAGATTCTCAACAAAAAAGGACATTCCTTTGAAGTCGACATTTGGTCTATTGGTTGCGTCATGTATACGCTGCTAGTCGGTCAACCACCATTTGAAACAAAAACACTAAAAGATACATATGAGAAAATCAAAAAGTGTCAATACag AGTACCAAGTTATCTACGTAAATCGGCGGCTGATATGATTGTTGCCATGTTGCAATCTAAACCGGAATTGCGGCCAACCATTGgcaaattattgaattttgattttctCGCCTGTTCTCCAGTGCCCATGTTCTTGCCCAGCTCTTGTTTGACCATGGCACCACGTCTCGAAGTTAATGAGGCTTTGGCTGGAGATGGCATGGGACACCGCAAACCTTTATTAGAATTGAACGGCATAAAGGATGATACACGGTTAGAACATACATTCCTTAAAAATAACTTGCACGATGCCATTACTGCATCTGCACAAGTTTTCCGTCATAATGAAGATTATCGTGCTGATATTGAGAGCCTGCATCAACAATTGACCGAGCTCATTAATGCGAAG CCGAAGCTGCTGTACCGTAATTTGGGTGATGAAAACACAGATCCAGCAGCACAACCGCTTTTCTGGGTGTCAAAATGGGTGGACTACAGTGACAAATATGGTTTTGGTTATCAATTATGCGACGAAGGAATGGGTGTAATGTTTAATGACACTACGAAACTCATATTGTTGCCTAACCAGAT cAATGTGCATTTCATTGACAAAGATGGAAAGGAAACGTACATGACCACCACCGATTACTGTCAATCATTGGATAAGAAAATGAAGTTGCTCACGTACTTTAAGCGTTACATGACCGAACATCTTGTCAAAGCCGGTGCAAACAATGTGAACTTCGAAAGCGATCAGATTTCCCGTATGCCACATTTACATTCGTGGTTTCGCACAACATGCGCTGTTGTTATGCATTTAACTAATGGTTCACTGCAG CTGAATTTCTCCGATCATATGAAGATTATATTGTGTCCGCGTATGAGTGCCATTACTTATATGGATCATGAGAAGAATTTCCGTACTTACCGTTTCTCAACCATCAAACAACATGGTTGCTCTAAGGATCTGTATCAGAAAATGCGCTATGCTCATGAGAAACTTAGTAAAATGTTGGAGAAAATGCTCTTTTAA
- the SCCRO4 gene encoding DCN1-like protein 4 isoform X1 yields the protein MPRGKRRSNHDMGGEEERATSKRPRGGYATTQNTSRRHIKAEDSFSQKRCVDWFCKYTNPDEPDTLGPDGMEKFCDDIGVEPENVVMLVLAYKMGATQMGFFSRCEWLKGLTELECDSAAKMQSKLEYLKSILNDPNVFKSIYRYAYDFAKDSDQRSMDINTAKAMLQLLLGKHWPLYPHFAQFLDQSKYKVINKDQWCNILEFSRTINNELTNYDIDGAWPVMLDEFVEWLRLQRTYTSSTILS from the exons ATGCCCCGCGGTAAACGACGTTCTAATCACGATATGGGGGGCGAAGAGGAGCGTGCAACTTCCAAACGGCCACGCGGTGGCTATGCGACAACACAAAATACCAGCAG ACGTCACATTAAGGCTGAAGACAGTTTTAGCCAAAAGCGTTGTGTCGACTGGTTTTGCAAATACACAAACCCAGATGAGCCGGATACGCTAG GTCCCGATGGTATGGAAAAATTCTGCGATGATATTGGTGTGGAACCAGAAAATGTTGTGATGCTTGTGCTAGCTTACAAAATGGGCGCTACACAAATGGGCTTCTTTAGCCGTTGTGAATGGTTAAAGGGCCTCACTGAGTTAGAATGTGATTCTGCTGCAAAAATGCAATCTAaattagaatatttaaaaagtatacTCAACGATCCAAATGTCTTCAAAAGCATATACAGATATGCCTACGATTTTGCCAAG GATTCCGATCAGCGTAGCATGGATATAAATACTGCAAAAGCAATGCTACAACTGCTGCTCGGCAAACATTGGCCACTTTACCCGCATTTCGCGCAATTCCTTGATCAATCAAAGTACAAAGTCATTAATAAAGATCAGTGGTGCAACATACTCGAGTTCTCGCGCACAATTAACAATGAATTAACGAACTACGATATCGATGGCGCAT GGCCTGTTATGTTGGATGAATTTGTGGAATGGTTACGACTGCAACGCACATATACGAGTTCTACAATATTAAGCTGA
- the SCCRO4 gene encoding DCN1-like protein 4 isoform X2 — protein MKLKIPKININRRHIKAEDSFSQKRCVDWFCKYTNPDEPDTLGPDGMEKFCDDIGVEPENVVMLVLAYKMGATQMGFFSRCEWLKGLTELECDSAAKMQSKLEYLKSILNDPNVFKSIYRYAYDFAKDSDQRSMDINTAKAMLQLLLGKHWPLYPHFAQFLDQSKYKVINKDQWCNILEFSRTINNELTNYDIDGAWPVMLDEFVEWLRLQRTYTSSTILS, from the exons ATGAAGTTGAAAATACCAAAGATTAATATAAACAG ACGTCACATTAAGGCTGAAGACAGTTTTAGCCAAAAGCGTTGTGTCGACTGGTTTTGCAAATACACAAACCCAGATGAGCCGGATACGCTAG GTCCCGATGGTATGGAAAAATTCTGCGATGATATTGGTGTGGAACCAGAAAATGTTGTGATGCTTGTGCTAGCTTACAAAATGGGCGCTACACAAATGGGCTTCTTTAGCCGTTGTGAATGGTTAAAGGGCCTCACTGAGTTAGAATGTGATTCTGCTGCAAAAATGCAATCTAaattagaatatttaaaaagtatacTCAACGATCCAAATGTCTTCAAAAGCATATACAGATATGCCTACGATTTTGCCAAG GATTCCGATCAGCGTAGCATGGATATAAATACTGCAAAAGCAATGCTACAACTGCTGCTCGGCAAACATTGGCCACTTTACCCGCATTTCGCGCAATTCCTTGATCAATCAAAGTACAAAGTCATTAATAAAGATCAGTGGTGCAACATACTCGAGTTCTCGCGCACAATTAACAATGAATTAACGAACTACGATATCGATGGCGCAT GGCCTGTTATGTTGGATGAATTTGTGGAATGGTTACGACTGCAACGCACATATACGAGTTCTACAATATTAAGCTGA
- the SCCRO4 gene encoding DCN1-like protein 4 isoform X3, with product MDKRHIKAEDSFSQKRCVDWFCKYTNPDEPDTLGPDGMEKFCDDIGVEPENVVMLVLAYKMGATQMGFFSRCEWLKGLTELECDSAAKMQSKLEYLKSILNDPNVFKSIYRYAYDFAKDSDQRSMDINTAKAMLQLLLGKHWPLYPHFAQFLDQSKYKVINKDQWCNILEFSRTINNELTNYDIDGAWPVMLDEFVEWLRLQRTYTSSTILS from the exons atggACAA ACGTCACATTAAGGCTGAAGACAGTTTTAGCCAAAAGCGTTGTGTCGACTGGTTTTGCAAATACACAAACCCAGATGAGCCGGATACGCTAG GTCCCGATGGTATGGAAAAATTCTGCGATGATATTGGTGTGGAACCAGAAAATGTTGTGATGCTTGTGCTAGCTTACAAAATGGGCGCTACACAAATGGGCTTCTTTAGCCGTTGTGAATGGTTAAAGGGCCTCACTGAGTTAGAATGTGATTCTGCTGCAAAAATGCAATCTAaattagaatatttaaaaagtatacTCAACGATCCAAATGTCTTCAAAAGCATATACAGATATGCCTACGATTTTGCCAAG GATTCCGATCAGCGTAGCATGGATATAAATACTGCAAAAGCAATGCTACAACTGCTGCTCGGCAAACATTGGCCACTTTACCCGCATTTCGCGCAATTCCTTGATCAATCAAAGTACAAAGTCATTAATAAAGATCAGTGGTGCAACATACTCGAGTTCTCGCGCACAATTAACAATGAATTAACGAACTACGATATCGATGGCGCAT GGCCTGTTATGTTGGATGAATTTGTGGAATGGTTACGACTGCAACGCACATATACGAGTTCTACAATATTAAGCTGA